TTACCCCGTTCAATCCAATACCAGGCAGCCCACTCACCCGGCTCAATCCAAAACCGATCCGCGAAATAATCAGTCCTCGTCGCGGTCTCCCTGGTACTTCTTGAAATTCTCCGCCTGTTCGAAGATTTCTTTGTAGACCTCGTCCCGGTCGATCGGCGGGTAGCCGTTACCAGCCAGTAGAATGATCTGATCCACCTTCAGCTCGGCTTTGATGTCGCTCCACTGGCTCCAGTCGGTGAACCGGGCCTTGTCGTCGACGATGATTTTTACCTTCTTCGCCAAATCGAGCAGCTTCTCTTCGGGGTATTCGAAATCATACTTCACCGTCAGGGATTTCAGGATGTCGTAAAACGCCTTCTCTTCGAAATCGATGCCCAGGTCGGGGGCGCCCCCCTTCATCAATTTGAAGCTGATCGAATGGATCAATGGTATCTAAATTGCCCTGAGTTTTCAGCAGCGAGTTATATTTGAGATCCTCAGACCTTGTCACCAACTTCTTTATACTTTTCTACAAACACAGCGATCTTCTGAAAAACGCTTTGCTTCTTCGTCAGGTACTGAGGATTGAGCGGGCTCATTTTAGGGAGAACGGCGTTGAGCTCGGTACCATTTTCGCTGGCATACCTTCGTTTTAGCGAGGCACTGATATATCGCCTGGCCGCTTCTAAGTTCAGGTTTTCGTCAGCAATCAGTTCCCCAACCTCGCGCTGTTGCTCTGCCCGTGCAAAGCTGTAAAAGGCATCCATCACGCTGGATTTATCGGGAAGTTCATCCAGATCCGCCTGGTTAATAAAATCAACTACCAGACTTTCCGTGGCGCGTATGTCAAAACTGGCACGAATCAAGCGACGCATTTCATCAACCAAATCCGCTTTGTTCTTAGTTTTCTTATTGTGCTCGAAAATCAGTTCCAGAATATAATCCAGATTGATCTCCTGTGACTTCAGCAGGTCGATCTCAAATACCACGTCAGTCCAATCAATCTTGGACTGCTCATTTTCACTGCCCGCCTTTTCACGCCGCAGCCAGTCCCGGATGTCGTTGTAAGTGGAGCGGTAATCCTGAATTTTACGATCGGCAGGTAGCGTAATACTCTGCAATGTGGCCAGATCATCATCGCTCAAGTGATGCTCAGCTTTGAATTCTTCGACTTGCTCTGGGCTATCCCAGTCGATGCTTTGCAACGCTTTCAGGCTGGCAAATTCGTCGTAATTTTGCAGGATATTTTCAACCCGCAAATACTGGCCAAACAGCTTCACGAATTCCTTCTTGTCTTTCTCTTTAACGATTTCTTCCGGGGCGGGAAACCGTTGTTCCAACTCCGCGACGACCTCCTTAAAACCACGCCGCGCTTCGCCGGTTACCAGATCGGTGAAGCCCTCCATGTATTCCTTGTAGCTTTTTTCAAGCACCACGTTCTTTGTGTTGCTGTCTCCAAACATAGTGATCGCGTCGATGGTGGCCGTTTCCAAATCGCGAAAGGTAACAATATTGCCAAACGTTTTGGTGGCGTTATAAATCCGGTTCGTTCGCGAATAAGCTTGAATCAAACCGTGATAACGGAGGTTTTTATCGACGAATAGAGTGTTCAGTGTCGGTGCGTCGAAACCGGTCAGGAACATGCCCACTACAATCAGCAAATCAATGTCCTGGGATTTCACCCGTTTGGCCAAATCACGGTAGTAATTCTGAAAGCCCTTGCTGTCCACACTGAAGCTGGTTTTGAAGTGGTTGTTGTAATCATTAATCGCCGCATTCAGGAACTCCTTAAAGCTGCTGTTCATTGCCGATACTTCAAAGCTCTCATCCTCAATATCGCCTACCGCATCCTGCTCTTCGTTAGCAGCAAACGAAAAGATAGTGGCAATTTTCAGACGTCTATCGCTGCCTGCTTGCAGATCGTTCAACTTTTCGTAATACAGCTTCGCCGCGTCCACGCTGCTGACCGCAAACATCGCATTGAACCCAGTCCCGTTCGCCCCTAAACGGTGCGTTTTCTGTCGGAAGTGGGTCAGGATGTATTGTGAGATCTCTCGAATGCGTTCCGGGTGCAGGAGTGCCTCACGGTTCTCTGCCGCGGTTAGCTTCTTCTCGTCCTGTTCGGTTTCAATCGACTTGAACTGTGGACGGACATCGTTGTAGTCCACTTTGAACTTGAGTACCTTTTCATCCCGAATTGCGTCGGTGATCACATATGTATGTAACTGTTGGCCAAACACGCTGGCAGTGGTATCAGCACCTGACGCGTTTTCCGGAAAAATTGGGGTGCCGGTAAAGCCGAACTGATAATACCGTTTGAATTTTTTCTGGAGATTCTTTTGGGCTTCACCAAATTGGCTGCGATGGCATTCGTCAAAAATAAAGACGACTTGCTTCTGGTATATCGGCAGCTCAGATTCGCTCTTCATCAGGTTGTTGAGCTTTTGGATCGTGGTAACAACGATCTTGTTGTCGTCCTTGTCCAGGTTGCGTTTAAGGCCAGCGGTACTGTCTGAACCGTTGACACTGTCGGGTGAAAAACGCTGGTACTCCTTCATCGTCTGATAGTCCAGGTCTTTACGGTCGACGACGAAAAACACCTTGTCGATAAAATCCAACTCGGTTGCCAGGCGGGCTGCTTTGAAACTGGTCAAGGTCTTGCCCGAGCCAGTAGTGTGCCAGACATAACCGCCGCTTTCCGGTTTGCTCCAGGTTTTAGCAACATAGGAGCTTTTGATTTTCCACATGATCCGCTCGGTAGCGGCAATCTGATAGGGCCGCATCACCAGCAGGGTGTTGCTGGCATCAAATACCGAGTAGTTAAGTAGCACTTCGAACAAGGTCTTCTTTTCAAAGAAAGTCGCGGTGAAATCCTTTAGATCCTTGAGCAGACTATTATCCGACTTTGCCCAGTTCATGGTGAAGTCAAAACTGTTCTTATCCCGCTGGGTGGTGTTAGCGAAGTAGCGGGTATCGGTTCCGTTCGAAATGACAAACAGTTGCAGATATTTAAATAGAGAGTTCTCGCTGTTAAAGCTTTCCTTACTATAGCGATGCACTTGATTAAAGGCCTCGCGAATCGCCACGCCTCGTCTTTTCAGCTCCACCTGTACCATCGGTAGTCCGTTTACCAGAATCGTGACATCGTAGCGGTTGGCATGGCTGCCGGTCTGCTCGAATTGCCCGATTACCTGCAGCTTGTTACGAGTCAGTTTTTTTTTGTCCAGCAGGTAAATGTTCTGGATGTGTCCATCATCAAAGACAAAATCGAGGATATGGTCATCGTGGATCTTGCGGGTCTTATCGACGATGCTCTCGCTGGGTTTATCGAGATAAGTCTCGACAAACCGCAGCCATTCCCCATCAGCAAATTCCACGTTGTTCAACTTCTGTAAGTGCGTGCGTACATTAGCAAGCAATGCCTCTTGAGAATTCAAGTCGGTCCGGTACTCATAGCCTTGGTTCCCCAGATCCTGAATGAGTTCCCGTTCCAGATCAGCTTCGCTTTGGTAGCTTTCGGGAACAATCCTTTCCCGATCGTATTTCTCCAGTATGATGAAATTTTTCGATTCGGCTATGGGGTTGTAATCAATCATCTGATTCTTGCTCCTGCCAGAACCGGTGTGTACTAACAATATGGTCTATTAACTGCTTCAGCACTTTTTGATCCTGTGGCTCAAGATCAGGTACTTCTTCTGCAGAATGTTTGGAATGACTTGAGAAATTCAAGATCCGCTTGGCATACGGATTGGGCCGACCATCTTCAGAGGACGGGAGTAGATGCTCCCACCGTTTATGTCCAAGAAATGTCGCCGTTTTTTCGAGGATATTCCTCAACAAACTGAAGTGATACTTTTCGACCTGTCCTGAATCAATCACTGCCTTGAGTTTTGCTAAAAGATGAAGATGGTATGAAAACGGAGAATCATTTGGTTGTGGAACAAGTAGATACCCACCTTCTTCTGATCGTTCCAGTCTTGATTTGCCAAACCACTTGCCTCGCCAGTAAGGTCGCCTCGACTTGTCATCACTTACAAGTTCATTGCAGAGTACGTTGTAGAAAACAGGATTGTGGGTTGATATGATAAACTTGACGCTTGATTCGTTCAATCGGATAAGCTCGGCAAGGTCAACGGCCAATTCAATCACATGGTTGTCATCTAATGAGCTGACCGGATCGTCGATAAAAATGTACTCCAGCTTATCAAAAACATTTGTCTCTCGCTCGTCTGGTTCGGGTACGTTAAGAATGGATACGACTTGCTCCAGCAGAGTATAAAAGACACTCCAGATAAAATTGCTTTCTTCACCCTTTGACAGTTTCAGATTACCTGAATCAACATTGTCACCAGTCTCAATGCTGAAGGTTACCTCTACGATTGATTGGACGACAATCTTCTTGCCGTTTTGGTGTCGCTCTCTGGATTCGGAATGAAATCGCGGTGTGAGTTTGTCAGAAGTGTAACGCTGAAAGTTGGCGATGACGTTTTGATCTTGCCCCTGGTCAACGAGAATCCAATCCGTGAACGAGTTCGGCTGAATCTTCAATTTGGGCTCGGCATCGAGGGTCAAATCGTTGTCCCAATAGAACAAGTCTTCGGTAAACGCGTTGTAGTAGAGAATCTTATCCCGCGACAACACTGTTTCGTCAACGTCATTCTTAGGTGAAATGAGTTGTTTGAACTCCCGAGACAAGCGGGTTTTTCCTGTGCCATTGAAGGCGTAAATCAGCTGCACCTTTTGGTCGGCACCTTTTAGTTGATGGACAATGCCTGTGAGGGTTTTTAAATACGCTTTATAAAAATTCAGGATATCACATTCTTTAATAGCCCAGTGGGTTCTATAAAATTCAAAATCAGACTCGTTAATGTTCAATTCCTGCCAATTCTTTTGTAGAACCCCTTTAGTAAGAGGATAATTCTCTTCACTGAGTTTGAAATAAATTCGCAATCTATTTGGCTGAACCTCAATGTTCGTGATTTTTCCTATTCTGGTGTCAGCATTTTCATGCTCAACAGAGAAAAGTGTTGGTAGTGTTTTTAGCTTATTACGAGCATCTTGATCTAATGTCTGGAATTGTTCTTTGAGATGATCTTCCGTGTATTCAAGAAATCTGTCTCTCGGGAAGTCCACATAACCACTATCGCCTGACCAAAATTTAGGGTCGCTATGCATAATGAGATTGTATAGTTTCTGGCTCATACCTCTGCCACCTTCACCGGTTTCTGGAAACTCAGCAGTAGATCACGATAGTATTCGTATTGCTGTTGACGCAATTCAATTTCACTCGGCAAGTCTTCGCTGATCGAGTTGGTCAGGGCGTCGAATTTGTCAAGGATATTAACGATGCGATTTTGTTCTGCAATTGATTTCTTAGGATTATTGGGATGCGGTATTGGTATTCGCACCTTAGACATCCCGTCCATTAGAAGTCTTTTAACTTTTCCTCTTGATACATGCTTTGCTTTCTCTGAAATGAACGTTTCTGTTTGCATGCAGTAAGATACAAATTTCGGGTTCAATGAGTGACGGAAAGCATAGCTATCATCGTGAATGGCAACGTTCTTATTTCCTAGCCACGCGACTGCCTTGCCGACGTCTTCGACCGTTTCACCCACACCTGCAATAACTACGTCCTCTGGATGAGCATAGCTCAATGAATCAGCCAATTCAGAGCGAACCTGGGACAGTGCTCTTTCGGCTGAAACACCGTAGTGTGTGTAGATCTCACCATAATGGATCACGTCAATTCCATCATGATCCACATAGTCGCGTTTGGTAAACCGTTTCCCACGTATGAATTCTCCTAGCTCCCCCAGCGGTTTCCATTCGACTTCGCCATCTTCAAAACTCAACAGATGATCGCGATAGTAGTTGTATTGTTTCTTGCGGGCGGTCAACTCGGCGGTCAGTTCGGCGGTCAGTTCGGCGGTCAACTCGGTAAACGTGTCCAGAATGCGGACAATTTCGGCCTGGATCTCAAGCGATTTTGTTTGATTTGACGGGCACGGGACTGGGATTGGTGTCTCTCGCGCCGTTGACCAGTGCCGTTTATAACTCAATTCTTTTTTGTAGAAATTTTGAAAAGCGTAATAGACGTACTTGGCGTTAGCGGAAATTGGCCTGAGCACCTTCAATCCATCGGCACCTTGGATGAATGGAAAATCTACGTACTTTATATGCTCAGAATGGTCGCCAAAGATTACATATTTACCAGTTTCAATTGGGGTTAAGTTTTCATCGGTGTAGCCAGCAATATATTCCACGCCCTGGTCAACGATTGGAAGTTTTCCTGTGTCGCGATAGGCATCTCGTTTAACCTTTGAAGGCGCTGTTATAGTTTTAATCAACTCCCCTAGCGGCTTCCATTCCACTGGTGCCCCATTCAGTAGCTTGTCCATAAAACTCATGTTTCTCAAGCCTCGACCTCCACTCCATCAATCTCCGCGACAATTGAATCGATCTCCGCACGCAATTGATCGATCCTGGCCATGGTTGTTTTGAGCTCGGCGTTGAGTTGAACAATATCCACCTTCTCGCGTGTATCATTGGGTTCGACATAGCTGCTGACCGACAGGTTATAATCGTTTCCAGCAATGGTTTCGAAAGAGACCGATTGGGCAAAGTGATCGATGTTCTCCTTGCTATCGAAGGCCTGCATGATGGCTTCGATGTGCTCGTCGGTCAGGATGTTGGTGTTGGTGGCTTTTTTAAAATAGTCCTCTCCACTCGCATCAATGAACTGAATGTTCGAATCGGTTTTGTGTTTGGATAACACCAGAATATTGACCGCGATGGTGGTGCCATAAAACAGGTTCGGAGCCAGTGAGATCACCGTTTCCACGTAATCGTTATCCACCAGATACTTTCTGATTTTCTGCTCGGCTCCCCCGCGGTAAAAAATGCCGGGGAAGCAGACAATGGCCGCGCGACCTTTGCTGGACAGGTAACTGAGGGCGTGCAGCACAAAGGCGAAGTCGGCTTTGGATTTGGGAGCCAGTACACCGGCAGGAGCAAAGCGATCGTCGTTGATCAGGGTGGGGTCGTCGCTTCCCTTCCATTTCACTGAGTAGGGAGGATTAGAGACGATGGCGTCAAAGGGTTTCTCGTCGCCGAAATGCGGTTCGGTCAGGGTATTTCCCAGTTGGATGTTGAACTTGTCATAGTTGATATTGTGCAAGAACATGTTCATCCGGGCCAGGTTGTAGGTCGTGTGGTTGATCTCCTGGCCGAAAAAGCCCTCTTCAATGACATGGTCGTCAAAATGTTTTTTGGATTGCAGCAACAGCGAACCGGAACCACAGGCAGGATCGTAGATCTTATTAACGCTGTCCTGTTTATGCATGGCCAGCCTGGCAATCAGTTTAGACACATGCTGCGGCGTAAAGAATTCACCCCCTGATTTGCCCGCGTTGGCCGCGTAGTTGGAGATCAGGAACTCGTAGGCATCGCCGAATAAATCGATCTGGTTACTCTGAAAGTCACCAAAATCCAGACCAGCCACTCCTTTCAGTACGTCCGCCAATCGGGAGTTTTTGTCCTTCACTGTGTTGCCCAGGCGGTTACTGGTAGTATCAAAATCGGCAAACAGGCCTTTGATATCCCCTTCAGACGGGTAGCCGTGGGCCGAAGCTTCAATGGCGGCAAAGATGGATGCTAAGTCTGTGTTCAAACTTTCGTTAGTGTTGGCAGCTTTGGCAATGTTCACGAAGAGCTGGCTGGGGTAGATGAAGTATCCCTTGGTTTTGATGGCATCGTCTTTGATCTCGGGGGTGATCACTGTATCGGGAAGTTCAGCATAATGAATGCTCTCATCGTCGGCTTCGATGTAAAGGGCAAAGTTCTCACTGATAAAGCGGTAAAACAGTGTGCCCAGGACATACTGTTTGAAGTCCCATCCATCCACGGCACCACGTACGTCATTGGCAATTTGCCAGATCTGGCGTTGCAGGGCGGCACGTTGTTGGGAAGCGTTCATACGATTGTTGTTCCTTCTTAATTATCTGACCTGTCACATGGGACATGGCTTACGTTTTGGGCTTGGCTGCCTTCTTCAAAAAAACGTCGAGGTCGCTCCGTTTGAACAGTCGATAGCCGTACGCCGGATTCCGATGCATCGGAAAGTCTCTATGAACCGCCCAGCATTTCGGCTGTCTTCATGTAATCGCTCAATTTTGGCATTTCAGTTTCCTGGGTTAATTCCAGTTGGTTAAATGCGACCGCTCATAGTCTACAAAAGCCTGCACGCCTGCGATACGCATTGAGTCTGATTTAACTGATGAAAAACCACTGCTGGAGAAAGGAAGTTCACTTCGACAATCAAGTTCCCAATGTTGATGCCACCGCGTGCACGAAGTAAACGCTGCAAAGTCGAGGCCCAGACGCGAGAAGTAGTTGTCCGGCAGGGCACCTTTGAGCGAGGCGTTGCTCTTTTCGACGGCGGTCAGAGCCGAGTCGATCTTGATGGCGATATCCCCCTGCTTGGCCTGCTGCTGGATATAGCTCCAGCGGGAGGTCTCGGGCAGGAAGAAGACGTTTTTCATGGCGTAGAATTCGACGAGGTCGGTGTATTGCGCTTTCCCCTCCGCGATGAGTTCCGCACGGCGTTCTTCGAATTGATCGGACACGAACTTGAGGAAGATCAGGCTGAGGACGACGTGTTTGTATTCGGAAGACTCCACACTGCCCCGCAGCCGATTCGCGGAATCCCAGAGGGACTCCTCAAACCCTTTATCACTCTTCTTGGGGGCTGCTTTTTTCTTCGCCATGGGGGTTCCTTGATGTTGCTCTCTGTAACTACTGCGAAAGGTTCAAAACGATTTCTACCACGAAATTCACGAAAAGACACGAAAGGCTGGCTGACTTATCAGACGGTGTTGACTGGTTCCTGCAGGGTTTTCTTCATCTGTTCTGCGGCTTCGAGCAGTGGCTGTTTAAAGGTTTTTTCCAGTCGGCTCATATGCTTGATCATCCAGTCAATCAGTTCCGGCCAGTTTTCTTTGTCGTAGCCATCAATCTCGAGCGGGTACTGGATACGCGAGACTTTTTTATCATCATTGCGATACCAGGTTAACGGATACCCGAACTTATCTTCCAGGATTTCTTTTTGCGAGGCTAACGCATCAAAGATCAATTTGTTTTCTTTCAAATCAGAACGTCCCATGATAACTTCAACGCGTGATTCCGATTTTCCAAAGATCAGGGTAAAGGTGCAACCACTGACACCTGAGCCGGCACTGATCCATTGGTCTTTACTGGGGCTGACATTTTCGAACAGGTGGCAATCACTTTTGTGTAAGGCATTGACTGCCTGCTCCCAGTATTGGAGACGAATACGATAGCGACTGTGCTGTTTACCGACCGTCTCTTTTTCCTCCTTGGCTTTCGCGTTGATGCTGATCATCAACTCTTCGGCTTCCGGCGTGGGGATGATCTGTTCGACGTTGAGGTACAGGTCGTTGTCATGGCGATAAGGAGTGACTTTCATGCACTGCAGCGAGATACCGTTACCCAGCAGCCAGAGTGCCGTGCTGGTGACCTCTTTACGGAAATTCGCGGCGACAAACATCAGCCGCTGTGTATTCGTGCTGTTGAGCACTACTTCTTCCAAATCGGAGAACTCCAGAAATTCGACGACATTTGCGGCGGCGTCTTCGTTGCTGCGGCCGCTTTTGCTTAAGTATTCCTGGTAGGCCTTGATGATTTGTTCTTTGGTGAAGGTGGAACAGTAGCTGGCGTATTTGAGGGCCTGCCAGACGACGTCGCGGCCGGAATCGTCCAGTTTGTTTTCGATGATGACCAGGTTGCCGTCTTTGTCGAGTGCCAGCAGATCCAGACGTTCTTTGGTGTCGTCGAAGCCGTCAAACTCTTTCTGGATGATCAGCAACTCTTCCCCCAACGCGGCGGGCGTGTGGGCCAGCCATTCCTGCAGGTGGTGCCGTTCGGTAAAACCGAGTTCTGAGAATTTGGGGGAGTCGACTTCAATAATCCGGTTCGCTGCCTGGTCGATCTTATACATGGGCCATCTCTGCTACTGCATCTACGAAAAATTCATCGGAGAGCCAATGAGGAGTCAAAGGTTGTGTGCACGAATCCCCAGTGTAGCAAATGGTTACCTGATAGCAAGTTAGCGGTTGTAAAGTGGTCGGTAGTGAGTACCACAGACAACGAGTTTCGCGAACAGAATTAAGAGTAAGATCCGCTCAGAGGACGTTTCAAAGTTGAGCGGAGATCTGAGTTGTCTTCACAAGAATTTCAATTGGACAAACGACCTAAAGTAATTGTTCCAAAGCGTCACAAGCTATTGACGTGCTCCCTTTAAACGAGATCCAACAGGACATGTCCCTTCCGGAACACCGGCAAGGGGCGGCCGGAACTCGTATATAACAGAGTGTCCGGGGCAATGCCCAGCTGGTTCAGAATTGTTGCATTCACATCGGCAGGCGAACACACTGCAGAGACAGGTTCCGAACCAGTCTGATCCGTCGCCCCGTAGACAGCCCCCTGTCGAAAGCCCCCACCGGCAACCAGGACACTCATCGTCCGCGCCCAGTGATCGCGTCCCCCCTGGCAGTTGACCACCGGAGTCCGACCGAACTCGCCGGCGCAGTACACAATCGTTTCCGACAACAGTCCGCGCGTCTTCAGATCCGAAATCAAAGCAGCTAACGCCCGGTCAAGCTGTGGCAGTAGCGATTCACGCAACTGGGCAAAGTAGGGATTCTGTTCCGATACCAGCCAGTCGTAAAACTGTTTCCGCAGATCCTCCTGCGGGTTGAAAGCATCGCTACCCAGTGCGCGTGGCGGCACGGACGTCCCCGCTGCCTGCCAGCACTGCGAGCACAATCCGTATTCGGCAGCGGCCAGAAATCTGAAATGAATCATTCAGCAGCATTTCCACCCTTCGATACAGACTCGATCGGGTTTCCGCCATCGTGAGTGCTCCCATGGATAGTTTGACTTTCTGTTGTGAGAAAGCCACCAAAGTCGCCGCGTATTCCGCAGGCTGGTCTGTCTGACAGGCGGCAAACTGATCTGCTATCTGGTCCTGGCTGAGCCGCAGCTCCCGTTTCAGTTTCCAGAAGAAAGGTTGTGGCCACAATAGAATCTGGCACAGACTGGCCAGCTGCCAGGTCATCAGGTCACGTCTCTGAATATGTGACCATTCATATGCCAGGCTGTGCTGGAGTACCAGCTCATCAGGGCCTTCGACCACGCTTCGCGGCAGCAGAATGGTGGGGCGGAAGACACCGCAGACCAGGGGCACCTGGATCCGGTCCGACATGCTAAAGCGAATATCGATACGCGATAAGAACGCGGCAAACAATGTCCGGACACGTGTACTGCTCGATCCTGTCAGCGGTGTTGACTGAGAGAGCAGTCGCCAGGTCAGAGCCAGACCTGTCAGGAGGTAAACCAGTTGCACTGCAGAAATGAAAACGAATCCCGCGACCGTCCATAGCTGGACCGTCTGCCACACTCCCCGGGCTGACTTCACTCGAGGAACGCTGGCCTGAGCAGTGCTGGCCGGCAGTGAAGCCCCCTCGTTCACATCAGCAATTGTGGTTTCAGCAGTAACAGCAGGAGGTATGTTATGTGCAATATGGACTCCCTCAGGTTCGATGCTGCTGACATCCGGTGCGGGAGTTTTGAGAGTTTCCACAGTCGTCTCAGCCGGCAAGATCGGCACCAGGATAGCTGGTAGCCAGCTGAAGTTGATCAGCAGCAGCACGGCCAACAGAATCGAAAGCGACAGCTGAATCAGCCGCACACGTTCCAGTGGCTGCGTTATCCGCTGGAGCAGCAGCAGGCTCACCCCCAGCAGACAGAATGCAGGCAGTGAGAATCGTACAATCAAATCAAACAGAAACTCGACCGATATCATGAGTCTTTCTCCCTGTTTTCCTGCTTGGCCTTACGGGCTTTTGCGATCAGTTTTTCCAGATCACGCATTTCTTCAGGCGAGACATTCTCTGCCGAAAGCATGCTGAGTACGAATTTATCGAGGGCACCATCAAACACTTTTTCCACAAACCGGCTGGTCGCCTTCTCCAGCGTATACACTGGAGTGTAGTAGTCTGTGCGTCCTTCACTCCGCTTTTTGACGAAGCCTTTTCTGCACATGATGCGCACCAACGTCTGCACCGTTGTAAACGCACATTCTCCCCCCGGGCAAAGAGCCTCGTGAATGTCGCGGACCTTAGCTTCGCCCAGATTCCACATCACTTTCAGCAGATCGAGCTCACGATCACTTGGCGTGAGGGTTGTCATCAGGAACCTCCATTTGAAATCTCCACACACAACTAAACTAATAGTTTAGTTTAGCAAGACCAGGTACTCTGTCAATACGGCATTTTGAGAAAATCTCAAAGACATCAGCAACAAATACCATCTCAGATACGAAGATGCGTGTGTCGCTTTGGACTTTGTATTGTCCGTCAGCAATCCACAGAACTTGCAGTTGAAATCCTGGGAGAAGAGGAAACCAAAATACAAGACAAGGGTCAGCCCGCGAATATGTGTGAGTTTCACTAGCGCATAGGGAGTCCACGAATTTGGTCGTATTAAGACACGTACCGGAATACATATGAGTTGACAGGATTACAAAAGCGACCGGGATAACGGGGGGCGAGGAGAGGAGCATGACTTCAGGACCGACTGCGCCGAGCCATCCCGTTGATCCCATTGTTATGTGCCGTTTCGAAACAGTTCAGGCTCGCATACAGCAATAAGCAGGGTACGAGGAGAGTGAGGAAATCACCAATGCGATCACAGTCCCTGCAGCTCAACTGAGTTTGGGATGTTCTATGAGTTCCGTGAGCAAGAGACTTTATTGATTTTACTCCGCAGAGAGACGCAGATGTTTCAGATGGTTTTCAATATAGAATATTTAATATGAATTGCCCCTGCATCGACATAACTGGTTTGTAAAGCGCTACTTCTCCGTCTCAAACATCTTCCGATAATCTACCGCCGCAAACTCATCAGACAACTCATCAGCAGTCTTCCCTGCTAACGCACCGTCATGAGCAACGAAGCGTGCAGCAAATTGTAATGGTTTGTCTTTGGTAACACGCACGTCGTGACCGAGTGTCGGTGAGAGAATCATCAGTCCCCAGCCGCGGCTGTAGAATTCATTGCGGGTATTGTTGGGGTGGCTAAACAGAGCGATCCCCGCTGTCTGATTGCCGATGCGTCCAGTGCAGTCGATCCAGCGAGGGGCTTTACGATTACCTGAGATATCCCAATAATTGCCATCAGGATTCTTACGTTTTTCAGAATCGTGCATCATGCCACCATCATCGGGATCGATTAAATCGTTCACGCGCACCCCCATTAGCGAATGTCGATCTGCTTTCAATGTGAGTGATTGTGAATGCGGGCTGAGTTGAGTGAATTGATCAATAATTGTATAGGGACCACGTTGGAACAGTTTGTACCGGCGTTGTTCGCTGATGACGGACTTGCCTCCAGAACTTTCTTTATCGCGTAATTGCCAATCAAGTATCAAACGCAGTTGAATTTGGTCTGTCACCTTCCAGTCTGCTTTTACAATCTTCTGAATGCCCGAAGGGCCCATCTGGAACAGGTTGTGTGTCTTGTGAAATTTGTCTATGCGTTCTGTATTGGGATAGGGCAATTGTCGATAAAAATC
The sequence above is a segment of the Gimesia algae genome. Coding sequences within it:
- a CDS encoding HsdR family type I site-specific deoxyribonuclease; this translates as MIDYNPIAESKNFIILEKYDRERIVPESYQSEADLERELIQDLGNQGYEYRTDLNSQEALLANVRTHLQKLNNVEFADGEWLRFVETYLDKPSESIVDKTRKIHDDHILDFVFDDGHIQNIYLLDKKKLTRNKLQVIGQFEQTGSHANRYDVTILVNGLPMVQVELKRRGVAIREAFNQVHRYSKESFNSENSLFKYLQLFVISNGTDTRYFANTTQRDKNSFDFTMNWAKSDNSLLKDLKDFTATFFEKKTLFEVLLNYSVFDASNTLLVMRPYQIAATERIMWKIKSSYVAKTWSKPESGGYVWHTTGSGKTLTSFKAARLATELDFIDKVFFVVDRKDLDYQTMKEYQRFSPDSVNGSDSTAGLKRNLDKDDNKIVVTTIQKLNNLMKSESELPIYQKQVVFIFDECHRSQFGEAQKNLQKKFKRYYQFGFTGTPIFPENASGADTTASVFGQQLHTYVITDAIRDEKVLKFKVDYNDVRPQFKSIETEQDEKKLTAAENREALLHPERIREISQYILTHFRQKTHRLGANGTGFNAMFAVSSVDAAKLYYEKLNDLQAGSDRRLKIATIFSFAANEEQDAVGDIEDESFEVSAMNSSFKEFLNAAINDYNNHFKTSFSVDSKGFQNYYRDLAKRVKSQDIDLLIVVGMFLTGFDAPTLNTLFVDKNLRYHGLIQAYSRTNRIYNATKTFGNIVTFRDLETATIDAITMFGDSNTKNVVLEKSYKEYMEGFTDLVTGEARRGFKEVVAELEQRFPAPEEIVKEKDKKEFVKLFGQYLRVENILQNYDEFASLKALQSIDWDSPEQVEEFKAEHHLSDDDLATLQSITLPADRKIQDYRSTYNDIRDWLRREKAGSENEQSKIDWTDVVFEIDLLKSQEINLDYILELIFEHNKKTKNKADLVDEMRRLIRASFDIRATESLVVDFINQADLDELPDKSSVMDAFYSFARAEQQREVGELIADENLNLEAARRYISASLKRRYASENGTELNAVLPKMSPLNPQYLTKKQSVFQKIAVFVEKYKEVGDKV
- a CDS encoding AAA family ATPase is translated as MNFYKAYLKTLTGIVHQLKGADQKVQLIYAFNGTGKTRLSREFKQLISPKNDVDETVLSRDKILYYNAFTEDLFYWDNDLTLDAEPKLKIQPNSFTDWILVDQGQDQNVIANFQRYTSDKLTPRFHSESRERHQNGKKIVVQSIVEVTFSIETGDNVDSGNLKLSKGEESNFIWSVFYTLLEQVVSILNVPEPDERETNVFDKLEYIFIDDPVSSLDDNHVIELAVDLAELIRLNESSVKFIISTHNPVFYNVLCNELVSDDKSRRPYWRGKWFGKSRLERSEEGGYLLVPQPNDSPFSYHLHLLAKLKAVIDSGQVEKYHFSLLRNILEKTATFLGHKRWEHLLPSSEDGRPNPYAKRILNFSSHSKHSAEEVPDLEPQDQKVLKQLIDHIVSTHRFWQEQESDD
- a CDS encoding restriction endonuclease subunit S, whose amino-acid sequence is MSFMDKLLNGAPVEWKPLGELIKTITAPSKVKRDAYRDTGKLPIVDQGVEYIAGYTDENLTPIETGKYVIFGDHSEHIKYVDFPFIQGADGLKVLRPISANAKYVYYAFQNFYKKELSYKRHWSTARETPIPVPCPSNQTKSLEIQAEIVRILDTFTELTAELTAELTAELTARKKQYNYYRDHLLSFEDGEVEWKPLGELGEFIRGKRFTKRDYVDHDGIDVIHYGEIYTHYGVSAERALSQVRSELADSLSYAHPEDVVIAGVGETVEDVGKAVAWLGNKNVAIHDDSYAFRHSLNPKFVSYCMQTETFISEKAKHVSRGKVKRLLMDGMSKVRIPIPHPNNPKKSIAEQNRIVNILDKFDALTNSISEDLPSEIELRQQQYEYYRDLLLSFQKPVKVAEV